AGCGACCGCTCTCCATAATCATCTCCACTAGACCACCCTCCGTCACTCCAAACACATTCAGCTCCTCGCTCCCAATCATAAAGTCTATATGAATCGAGGAGTGGTTCATGCCTTTTCTTTCTTTTTCTTCTGTACTCATCTCATGACTGCCAATTAAATTATCTGCATAGGCTTGTCCAAATGCTAGATGGCTTGATGCATTTTCATCAAAGAGTGTGTTGTAAAAATGGATGC
The sequence above is a segment of the Alkalicoccobacillus plakortidis genome. Coding sequences within it:
- a CDS encoding aminopeptidase, coding for IHFYNTLFDENASSHLAFGQAYADNLIGSHEMSTEEKERKGMNHSSIHIDFMIGSEELNVFGVTEGGLVEMIMESGRWRSRIFLHDERSALVISNAPLNKTHKVQFGK